A part of Tigriopus californicus strain San Diego chromosome 10, Tcal_SD_v2.1, whole genome shotgun sequence genomic DNA contains:
- the LOC131888689 gene encoding toll-like receptor Tollo: MRRKRSKLWPWWSVGLVATLFGISIPPPANGEPSCSLADDETSIVCQMRTLNSQNSSRFGVEPDLVTIRVRCSDVFFYESFLKTNHFGYLPNLINLELEFCKIRKVPSLAFSGLSNLESLTICTHNSEWSAMMMELEKDAFTGLNQLKQLNLTQNNLWTLPESVFCSLDSLESLNLSSNYLQDVMDLGFASQDLRSCRLPLETLDLSHNSLTIVPTTAFGQLVRLKTLVLSGNNLNILEDEAFTGLGTLQKLDLANNELVALPPDTFREMKHLRELYLQNNSLTALAPGIFSNLEGLVLLNLSRNDITNDWLNSDAFSALHQLRALDLSHNQLTRLDSNLFRGMSSLKILNLEHNRILSVEANTFQHQAHHLQILYLSYNRLENLHPKAIHSLPFLNSLSLDHNQLRSLHRNALKNCSTLQDLALHNNRLQDIPKSVRSLPLLRTLDLGGNGIKAVKNDSLKGLSHLYGLRLAQNGLEHIHLGAFNSVPKLQVLNLASNNIEKENLHENVLFPLTELRVLRLDNNHLVDINGLLQAQSELLWLNVSSNRLQWFDYASIPKSLRWLDLHENQLEDLGNYFSLKTGFSLDTLDASHNRISRIGPFSIVDSLQTVFLKGNQITTIEANSFGENANLRRVDLSENEIRHLQISALSVYMESFSSASSASASPSKSISSSAKSSSTLGGTDSSKSNVNSEDGKTSFKGDQGERGDRANNVHFDHQAEFFLAGNPLLCDCEMEWLQKINQVSLKRGYPRVMDLDNIQCELNNKHPNQSVQTQVPILSVRPEEFVCEYQAHCFALCMCCDFFACDCRMQCPGGCSCFHDSAWSSNIIQCSMRGHLEIPPLIPMDATTIYLDGNNFTGTLESQAFIGRKRVLALYLNHSQIEAINNQTFNGLTELEVLHLEDNFIGRLEGYEFGNLTSLLELHLQNNRLIFIHDQSFSSLVSLEVLHLHGNLLKTYPLWSLQTLPQLAHVSLSENPWSCECEFVQHFQEFARSSRVIADVHLVQCYTDNQKVYLNQNVTCSDALAVTSSNSHSNSSGGAFFNVGENHGLMNIIPVLVGIIALCVMIVCSSLVIFVFRTPLRVWLHSKYGIRVLEPCRKSSQDKPYDAFLSYSLKDEDFIQQILVPHLEQSEPGYKLCLQHRDLPNTSSISDTFPSVAQLCAKHVLLVSRAYLESEWIHIKFALQDSPKLLFKPVIILLEELTSLDLAAAPEFNLLLKTVVVLRWNEAGFWNKLRYFLPDSYSKYKSNIISPGAIASPSSLHCSKASPRTNHPSSSLVQSSDWYDAVITSNDSSTSTRSTIMGGSPRDQSASATVPVQVVANPMMMEHWAPSEGSESAYSWNDHTYQTIPHPQQQDGGQNSTRQNHTNHSRQIYHNLDDSEHLGSVDVMLPNGRMVPATLVRNPMGKIVPVVQVDTVSPRQHNHHTNHRPPTDLEEKQPLRHQEVTFPRTVVYRHQNQTQFGPSSGGHLV; this comes from the exons ATGAGAAGGAAACGAAGTAAACTCTGGCCTTGGTGGTCAGTAGGCCTTGTGGCGACGTTGTTTGGGATATCCATCCCACCACCCGCCAATGGGGAACCCAGTTGTTCATTGGCCGACGACGAGACGTCTATTGTTTGTCAGATGAGGACGTTAAACTCGCAGAATTCGTCCCGATTTGGTGTGGAGCCGGACTTGGTCACGATCCGGGTCCGTTGCTCAGATGTGTTCTTTTATGAGTCCTTTCTGAAGACAAATCATTTCGGATACTTGCCTAATCTAATCAATCTCGAGCTCGAATTTTGTAAGATTCGCAAGGTGCCTTCTTTAGCCTTTTCGGGGCTAAGCAACCTCGAGAGCCTCACGATTTGTACCCATAACTCGGAATGGTCCGCCATGATGATGGAACTGGAAAAGGACGCTTTTACAGGTCTGAACCAACTGAAGCAGCTAAATCTGACGCAAAACAATTTGTGGACGCTTCCAGAATCTGTCTTTTGCTCATTGGACAGTCTCGAGTCGCTAAACTTGTCGAGCAATTACTTGCAAGACGTCATGGATCTTGGTTTTGCATCACAAGATTTACGGTCTTGCCGGCTGCCTCTTGAAACGCTTGATCTCTCCCACAACAGCCTCACCATCGTTCCAACCACTGCTTTTGGACAGCTGGTCAGGTTAAAGACCCTTGTTTTAAGTGGAAACAACCTCAATATTCTCGAGGACGAAGCTTTCACTGGCCTTGGAACATTACAAAAGCTGGACTTGGCCAACAACGAATTGGTGGCTTTGCCGCCCGATACGTTTCGAGAGATGAAACACCTGCGCGAGCTTTatcttcaaaacaattctcTCACCGCCCTGGCCCCAGggatattttccaatttggaggGACTCGTGCTCTTGAACCTCTCTCGGAACGATATCACCAATGATTGGCTCAACTCCGACGCCTTCTCGGCCTTGCATCAGCTGAGGGCGCTCGATCTATCGCACAACCAATTAACTCGATTGGACTCGAACCTATTTCGAGGCATGTCCTCTCTGAAGATACTCAATCTGGAGCACAATCGGATCCTCTCGGTGGAGGCCAATACATTCCAGCACCAGGCCCATCATCTGCAGATCCTCTATTTGTCCTACAACCGTTTGGAGAACCTCCATCCCAAAGCTATACACAGCCTGCCATTCCTCAACTCCCTTTCGCTTGATCATAACCAATTGCGGAGTCTGCACAGGAATGCCTTGAAAAATTGCTCCACTCTGCAAGACTTGGCGTTGCACAACAACCGCTTGCAAGATATTCCCAAATCGGTCAGATCATTGCCACTCCTCCGCACTCTAGACTTGGGAGGAAATGGCATCAAAGCGGTGAAGAATGATTCCCTGAAAGGACTCTCTCATCTATATGGGCTTCGCCTGGCCCAAAATGGATTAGAGCACATACACCTCGGAGCCTTCAACTCGGTTCCCAAACTTCAAGTACTCAATCTAGCCAGCAACAATATCGAGAAGGAGAATTTGCATGAGAATGTCTTGTTCCCCCTCACCGAGCTGAGAGTTTTGCGTTTGGACAATAACCACTTGGTGGATATCAATGGCTTGCTTCAAGCTCAATCCGAGTTACTCTGGCTAAACGTGTCATCCAATCGATTGCAATGGTTCGATTATGCCTCGATCCCGAAGTCATTGCGATGGTTGGACTTGCATGAGAACCAGTTAGAAGATCTGGGAAATTACTTCTCTCTCAAAACTGGCTTCAGCTTGGATACTCTGGACGCCAGTCATAATCGGATTAGTCGAATTGGTCCCTTTTCGATCGTGGACAGTCTCCAGACTGTGTTTTTGAAGGGGAACCAGATCACGACCATCGAGGCCAACAGTTTCggtgaaaatgcaaatctcCGACGAGTCGATCTGTCAGAAAACGAGATCAGACACCTCCAAATCTCCGCCCTAAGTGTCTATATGGAGAGCTTCTCATctgcatcatcagcatcagcatccCCTTCAAAGTCGATATCTTCATCTGCGAAATCATCATCAACGCTCGGCGGAACGGATTCGAGCAAGTCAAACGTCAATTCGGAAGATGGAAAAACCTCATTTAAAG GCGATCAAGGAGAGCGGGGAGATCGAGCAAACAATGTCCATTTTGATCATCAAGCCGAGTTTTTCTTGGCAGGCAATCCCCTCCTTTGTGATTGTGAAATGGAATGGCTCCAAAAGATTAACCAGGTCTCGCTGAAGCGAGGCTATCCCCGGGTCATGGACCTGGACAACATTCAATGTGAGCTCAACAACAAGCATCCCAACCAGAGTGTGCAGACCCAAGTGCCCATCTTGAGTGTCCGACCGGAAGAGTTTGTCTGCGAATACCAAGCCCATTGCTTCGCTCTGTGCATGTGctgtgatttttttgcctgtGATTGCCGAATGCAATGCCCGGGTGGATGCTCTTGTTTCCACGACTCGGCCTGGTCTTCGAACATCATTCAGTGCTCGATGCGAGGTCATCTCGAGATTCCTCCGCTCATTCCCATGGACGCCACCACGATCTACTTAGATGGCAACAATTTCACAGGCACCCTCGAGAGTCAGGCGTTTATTGGCCGTAAACGGGTGCTGGCCCTCTATCTGAATCACAGTCAAATTGAAGCCATCAACAATCAAACCTTTAACGGGCTGACAGAGTTGGAAGTGCTACACCTGGAAGACAATTTCATCGGTCGGTTGGAGGGCTACGAGTTTGGCAATCTCACCTCGTTGCTAGAGCTCCATCTGCAAAACAATCGTCTCATCTTTATTCATGACCAAAGTTTTTCCTCTCTGGTCTCATTGGAGGTGCTTCATCTCCACGGGAATCTCCTCAAGACCTATCCACTTTGGAGTCTTCAAACATTGCCCCAGTTGGCCCATGTGTCATTGAGCGAGAACCCCTGGAGCTGCGAGTGTGAGTTTGTGCAGCACTTCCAAGAGTTTGCCCGTTCCAGCCGTGTCATCGCGGATGTGCATTTGGTTCAGTGTTATACGGATAACCAGAAGGTCTACTTAAACCAGAATGTCACTTGCTCCGATGCACTGGCCGTGACCTCGTCCAATTCACATTCCAATTCTAGTGGTGGGGCCTTCTTCAATGTTGGAGAGAACCATGGCCTGATGAATATCATCCCCGTTTTAGTCGGTATAATCGCGCTCTGCGTGATGATTGTGTGCTCAAGTCTTGTGATTTTTGTCTTCCGTACTCCCTTGCGAGTTTGGCTCCACTCCAAGTATGGGATTCGTGTTTTGGAGCCATGTCGAAAGTCTTCACAAGATAAGCCCTACGATGCCTTCCTAAGCTATTCTCTTAAGGACGAGGACTTTATCCAGCAGATTCTCGTGCCTCATTTGGAGCAAAGTGAACCCGGCTACAAACTATGTCTACAGCACAGGGATCTGCCAAACACGAGCTCCATTTCCGACACGTTCCCGAGTGTGGCTCAGCTCTGCGCCAAACATGTCCTCTTGGTCTCTCGGGCCTATCTGGAATCCGAATGGATCCATATCAAGTTCGCCCTTCAGGACTCGCCCAAACTCCTTTTCAAACCTGTGATCATTTTGTTGGAGGAACTTACCTCGCTCGACTTGGCAGCTGCCCCCGAATTCAATCTCCTTCTCAAGACAGTGGTTGTGCTGCGCTGGAACGAGGCTGGCTTTTGGAACAAACTGCGGTATTTCCTGCCCGATAGTTATAGCAAGTATAAATCAAATATTATTTCCCCTGGTGCTATCGCCTCCCCCTCGTCTCTACATTGTTCGAAAGCCTCGCCAAGGACAAATCACCCCTCTTCCTCGTTGGTCCAATCGTCCGATTGGTACGATGCTGTGATAACTTCCAATGACTCCTCCACGTCGACGCGGTCCACCATCATGGGTGGATCGCCACGAGACCAGAGCGCCAGTGCCACCGTTCCTGTCCAAGTGGTGGCCAATCCTATGATGATGGAGCATTGGGCCCCGTCCGAGGGATCGGAGAGTGCCTACTCATGGAATGACCACACTTACCAAACCATTCCACATCCCCAGCAGCAGGACGGTGGTCAGAACTCAACCCGTCAGAATCATACCAACCACTCCAGACAAATCTATCATAACTTGGATGATAGTGAGCACTTGGGCTCGGTGGATGTGATGCTGCCCAATGGTCGGATGGTTCCCGCCACGCTCGTCCGGAACCCCATGGGCAAGATTGTTCCGGTGGTTCAAGTGGATACCGTGTCGCCCCGGCAACACAACCACCACACCAACCATCGACCTCCCACCGATTTGGAGGAGAAGCAACCGCTTCGTCACCAAGAGGTGACCTTCCCTCGCACGGTGGTCTATAGACATCAGAACCAGACTCAGTTTGGCCCGAGTAGCGGTGGTCACCTGGTGTAA